From the Musa acuminata AAA Group cultivar baxijiao chromosome BXJ1-2, Cavendish_Baxijiao_AAA, whole genome shotgun sequence genome, one window contains:
- the LOC135595028 gene encoding flavonoid 3',5'-hydroxylase 2-like yields the protein MAFDTVLVAGILLSFVVPLLLWRLQSSRRVRLPPGPAGVPILGSLPQIGPMAHASLANLVARYGPIMYLKMGTARVVVASSAGAARSFLKALDLQFANCPFVISGKHVTYDGQNFVFANYGPRWKLLRKLANLHFLGSKALADWVPVRRDEVARMLRGILESSRDSRPVVVPEAVVCANANIIGQVVISRRVFETQGEESNRFKDAITELLTGVGLFNIGDFVPAIAWMDLQGVKRHLRRTHEKIDALITAFVAEHEATKHEREGRPDVLDLVMANRVDAEGVSLSDVNIKGFISDMFVAGTDTSSIIVEWALAEMLRNPTILQRAQDEMDQVIGKNRRIEESDIPNLPYLRAICKEALRLHPSTPLSLPHYTFEACEVDGYHIPPNTRLIVNVWAIGRDPDVWEDPLEFKPERFLSGRNAKIEPQGNDFELIPFGAGRRICVGLHAGLLMVQYMLGSLVHSFNWKLADEDQKLDMEERFGLVLPKAVPLKAMASPRLVESAYI from the exons ATGGCTTTCGACACCGTTCTCGTTGCCGGTATCCTCTTGAGCTTCGTTGTTCCTCTCCTCCTCTGGAGACTCCAATCCAGCCGTCGGGTCCGGCTCCCTCCTGGACCGGCGGGCGTCCCAATCCTCGGCTCGCTGCCGCAGATTGGTCCCATGGCCCACGCCTCGCTCGCTAACCTCGTCGCACGCTACGGCCCCATCATGTACCTCAAGATGGGCACCGCGCGGGTGGTGGTCGCCTCGTCGGCCGGCGCCGCACGCTCCTTCCTCAAGGCGCTTGACCTCCAGTTCGCCAACTGCCCTTTTGTCATCAGCGGGAAGCACGTCACCTACGACGGCCAGAACTTCGTGTTCGCCAACTACGGGCCTCGGTGGAAGCTCCTCCGTAAGCTGGCTAACCTCCACTTCCTGGGCAGCAAGGCGCTGGCCGACTGGGTGCCGGTTCGCCGAGACGAGGTCGCCCGCATGCTCCGCGGCATCCTCGAGTCGAGTCGGGACTCGCGGCCAGTGGTGGTTCCGGAGGCAGTGGTGTGCGCGAACGCCAACATCATCGGGCAGGTGGTGATCTCGCGGCGGGTGTTCGAGACGCAGGGGGAGGAGTCGAACCGGTTCAAGGACGCCATCACGGAGCTGCTGACGGGAGTGGGGCTATTCAACATCGGCGACTTCGTGCCGGCAATCGCGTGGATGGACCTGCAGGGGGTGAAGCGGCACCTGCGCCGGACGCACGAGAAGATAGACGCGCTGATCACAGCGTTCGTGGCGGAGCACGAGGCGACGAAGCACGAGCGCGAGGGCAGGCCGGACGTGCTGGATCTTGTAATGGCCAACAGGGTCGACGCTGAAGGGGTGTCGCTTTCTGATGTCAACATCAAGGGCTTTATTTCT GACATGTTTGTTGCCGGAACTGATACATCCTCCATCATCGTCGAATGGGCGCTCGCGGAGATGCTAAGGAACCCAACCATCCTGCAGCGAGCTCAAGATGAGATGGACCAAGTAATCGGGAAGAACCGTAGGATTGAAGAGTCTGACATACCAAACCTTCCCTACTTACGAGCCATCTGCAAAGAGGCATTACGACTGCACCCTTCCACGCCGCTCAGCCTCCCACACTACACCTTCGAAGCATGCGAGGTGGACGGCTATCACATCCCCCCAAACACACGGCTCATAGTCAACGTATGGGCCATCGGAAGAGACCCCGACGTGTGGGAGGATCCCCTGGAGTTCAAGCCGGAGAGGTTCTTGAGCGGTAGAAACGCCAAGATTGAGCCACAGGGGAACGACTTCGAGCTGATACCTTTCGGCGCCGGGAGAAGGATCTGCGTGGGACTGCATGCAGGACTGCTAATGGTGCAGTACATGCTCGGGTCTTTGGTGCACTCGTTTAACTGGAAGCTTGCAGATGAGGACCAGAAGCTGGACATGGAGGAGAGGTTTGGGTTGGTGCTTCCCAAGGCAGTGCCTCTTAAGGCGATGGCTAGCCCTCGCCTTGTGGAAAGTGCGTATATCTGA